The Desulfobacterales bacterium genome window below encodes:
- a CDS encoding PP2C family protein-serine/threonine phosphatase: MKNVSIHIKITLFIVLFLLFTILIVLFLSMSYSRKSLSTATDRTLRTNAQTIDRAIRSIMLSGEAPLAVRTISSLQEIQGLEQIGLYRTNGLTAFHDYETLNLVNAQQKAFQFKKTPRIAKKELFTPLLGNLINEKRPIKFEDKKNQHFEYYYPLQNEPTCQLCHGKNNDVLGVLHLKISTADLNMEIKKAGIILSSILIMAGVLIAFCLIIFLNRLIVDPLVKIGSIVDQVGQGHFDVKVEISRGDEIGIISDQINSMVQDLKEQDKLKQSLYLAQEVQQNLLPHEFPRSDNLEIAGKSIYCDETGGDYYDFIFNDNEEKERIAIAVGDVSGHGISSALLMAAVRSSLRQRSSLPGSIGSIISDVNHQMVKDVDNSGQFITMFYMTIDPTQKSLQWVRAGHDPGIFYDPHSDTFEELHGLGVSLGVTEDWHYEEYTKTALKKGQIIILSTDGLWEARNIKGEMFGKEPIYDIIRKNASSSANEILNELFESLNGFIEGTKIEDDITVVVIKISK; this comes from the coding sequence ATGAAAAATGTTTCAATTCACATTAAAATCACGCTTTTCATCGTCTTATTTTTATTGTTCACCATTTTAATCGTCCTTTTTCTCTCAATGTCGTACAGCAGGAAAAGCCTGTCGACTGCCACGGACCGCACTTTGCGCACCAATGCGCAAACAATTGATCGCGCAATCCGATCAATCATGCTTAGTGGCGAAGCGCCGCTCGCAGTTCGAACCATCAGCAGTCTCCAAGAGATTCAGGGTTTAGAGCAGATTGGTCTTTATCGCACCAATGGTTTAACGGCATTTCATGATTATGAAACTCTGAATTTAGTAAATGCCCAGCAGAAGGCATTTCAATTTAAAAAAACACCTCGAATTGCCAAAAAAGAACTCTTTACCCCACTACTTGGAAATTTAATTAATGAAAAAAGGCCGATTAAATTTGAAGATAAGAAAAACCAACATTTTGAATATTACTATCCCCTTCAAAATGAACCTACATGCCAATTGTGTCACGGTAAAAACAACGATGTCCTGGGCGTATTACATCTGAAGATCTCAACCGCCGACCTAAATATGGAAATAAAAAAGGCCGGTATCATATTAAGCTCTATTCTTATAATGGCGGGTGTCCTAATAGCCTTCTGCCTTATCATATTTCTAAATCGTCTGATTGTTGATCCTTTGGTAAAAATTGGAAGTATCGTTGACCAAGTGGGACAGGGGCATTTTGATGTGAAGGTTGAGATTTCACGTGGAGATGAAATTGGTATCATTTCTGATCAAATTAACAGTATGGTTCAAGATTTGAAAGAACAAGACAAATTGAAGCAATCTCTTTATCTGGCACAAGAGGTCCAGCAAAATCTTCTGCCGCATGAGTTTCCTCGCTCAGATAACTTGGAAATTGCAGGCAAAAGTATTTACTGCGATGAAACCGGTGGTGATTATTATGATTTTATCTTCAACGATAATGAAGAGAAGGAACGAATTGCGATAGCCGTAGGAGATGTATCAGGACACGGCATTTCTTCTGCTTTGCTTATGGCTGCAGTGCGCTCGTCTTTGCGACAGCGCTCATCTTTACCTGGAAGTATCGGTAGTATAATCTCGGATGTAAATCATCAAATGGTAAAAGATGTAGACAATTCGGGGCAGTTTATTACCATGTTTTATATGACCATTGACCCGACTCAAAAGTCGCTCCAATGGGTTCGGGCTGGCCATGACCCCGGCATTTTTTATGATCCTCATTCTGATACCTTTGAAGAATTGCATGGATTGGGCGTATCACTTGGTGTAACGGAAGATTGGCATTATGAGGAATATACAAAAACAGCTCTTAAAAAGGGGCAAATAATTATTCTTAGCACCGATGGTCTCTGGGAAGCGCGCAACATTAAAGGAGAGATGTTTGGTAAAGAGCCTATCTACGATATCATTCGTAAGAATGCATCTTCAAGTGCAAATGAAATCCTTAATGAACTTTTTGAGTCTTTGAATGGTTTTATAGAAGGCACTAAAATAGAAGACGATATTACAGTGGTGGTCATTAAAATAAGTAAATAA